One window of Acropora palmata chromosome 1, jaAcrPala1.3, whole genome shotgun sequence genomic DNA carries:
- the LOC141893060 gene encoding uncharacterized protein LOC141893060 produces the protein MATRRAVIFIVGVLFQAMNAETILYVENFLADVNLSNPMIFYVRNNLDGDVVIKDNETASLFVHLSANDNEMDRVKVEYNVIYRRTIVDIQVFISPEATNKWSLIATLSGTSFCLAVIVIILVIIVAKKRKNKQQVKLASNRDQYEMKELGTAVAGNFATFEKSTGLDKAPLDEIDAKKFSRPVEPSPIIQRKMANFEQPKLTTKETDSEKAEITTSIKHSQGKRINHQASQNSGHSQAPPQSGTTRSTRTIVLVLSLLAVALATKTAPKATIIINVPASFVGNGSKIFFNEDFHGRFIASGRLKGRMPEIQQFAVSQAPVKVSYLDTCFSSCKFGCDAQVQQCVCPRGYEMKHGKCQDLDECTSGRHNCHVQSMCNNTVGGFTCTCNDGFWGNGLACHACSTKPCPEGFYESESCTRTRDRVCKACSPRCDGLTYEAYGCGLKFDRKCVDISKPLTISKMGNESEHYPVQSGSKLIFLHPEKDHILLEDHLQMNSSTTTFLLQTDWANQTQLHRNSSFYVDVQLQDVNFIPKYNDFDASESNENDEFSRASGFPEVFTKYCRYPAPDHYTVTHKLHRIRQTRVYQATCFEQSQGLCPHDVAPGEFYYFRSLNDACDTAEEAMVCQKTDQRNCILKEELDKLYCTNYTSILADAFRITNFDFLESPLQAFPTQLCAHAYRSCSVCRDRCSNCHNSNKGGVASCSCCYKNCLHECSPYYSLPDCTRIPKICARGDTSQFTLTMNKPADLNLRFNCFLEYQPPKTLYTLKYRVRHENGRFHSPWITKSVRTPRRNQNIYSKIQEGTNQLDFLEVTHSTNLDISPLLYLRGQRLSDKEPFAYSVSSLDQRDTALDFTNVTDSIRFQTTHPFVIKTKTWSNGENCQKLSKWPQTLRKQFVDLKPIKVESLKVLAGGEFSYRMQDPQRNPSMTVSISGHESILRYVLTNSTIRNDETFRSSLTRRNTTWNARISGLFTSCPGFFTLQVIDEIDNIKVTEHDVVILCPEKAFKLDIHVPRKNYRDKERLFSVFLSDNKQKLRLQLALVDKSARTEEELNTGTRDQNPDPAITLMPLYVTTGCVLLCLLGLIIYAQVTYKRNENIKEDAAGWKFVKNQDTEKERYKRLKSDLIDENRLKRRHIILVAFLVAVRIVYSVVFSFTMALTVLALLHGPNLKIISEYQDFVQSKINESNSLALRMDQHREREVKRMLDATEDIQRSCDFYLGLQLHWLHYNITCLIQENHLKMFHKLSDKVVKKVTKTVGGLRNAIDARMTEFQGRTKRKLQESKERLQDYGRRVYDNDWFALPRAAYSVKKRVKRNIATNSSYVLKTDHNDKNVKSKLQAKLQNLFSTRTKRSVADSSFIGFLDFVGLVDQSRLSQTEKSIKDKLQFVKDGLTDFSEVLKAGKSPEHPFSTILMCPLRFMLNTAQEQMKRGMKKIADEGEEWAKANAACFVGNFSDFFASNYSKMNSEFMHYDSFSERIIYEEVQSLDEVGNITTTNKSSLIGAANKISYFNIEKGDIMEEHIDEQRKEVLERESRIKNVTSVYDSDVFIVTKTAIVGVLAVIDVLLLIYRGSKTYQTALSLIQGFEEIVEHDEDEFNEKPVSPRQRAEGIVRRVFDFLVETFSKFLTMCKNLQKKITRTNLVPICVVITASAAFIYLLIAIVFNVMNVTVIEEIGGYDLIASRLDTDFNFTNLAIADQVDFINNNDMPLYKESMTKTISEYNKMVEEFNRDQQERIDKLNRQLCRLEKDTEKCLDEKELSPSFLTFEPQTCILPTLEGALYEEYNGRAYRERLKQESTRFVDAFRNIIIHTIYFIVGVIFAVVAISVLSFAVLYYFKSRGMVRVRRVHMYKTLPPEILEQFHLKSLKSGDELDGNKSSETHQHQPKKVKLPQCFLVVPKQRLLSTPTNSKTRKLGV, from the exons ATGGCCACGAGAAG AGCTGTTATATTCATTGTCGGAGTTCTCTTTCAAGCAATGAATGCTGAAACGATTCTCTATGTGGAGAATTTTCTTGCGGATGTCAATCTTAGTAATCCCATGATTTTCTACGTGCGGAACAACTTGGAT ggTGATGTGGTTATTAAAGACAATGAAACAGCTTCGCTGTTTGTGCATTTATCAGCGAATGACAATGAGATGGATCGAGTTAAAGTTGAATATAACGTTATTTATAGAAGGACCATTGTGGACATTCAAGTG TTTATTTCACCCGAAGCAACAAACAAATGGTCTCTAATTGCGACACTCTCAGGCACAAGTTTTTGCTTGGCAGTTATCGTCATTATTTTGGTAATCATTGTGGCCAAGAAACGAAAGAACAAGCAGCAAGTAAAGTTAGCATCGAATAGAGACCAGTATGAGATGAAAGAACTCGGAACAGCTGTGGCTG gAAACTTTGCaacatttgaaaaatcaaCTGGACTAGACAAAGCGCCTCTCGATGAAATCGATGCCAAGAAATTTAGTCGTCCAGTAGAACCGAGCCCCATAATTCAAA GaaagatggccaattttgagcaaCCGAAACTAACGACCAAAGAAACCGATAGCGAGAAAGCAGAGATTACCACAAGCATAAAACATTCTCAGG GTAAACGAATTAATCATCAAGCTTCTCAAAATTCTGGTCATTCTCAAGCTCCTCCCCAGAGTGGCACCACCCGGTCCACCCGCACTATCGTTTTGGTGCTTTCTTTGCTCGCTGTTGCCTTGGCGacaaaaacagctccaaaagCTACGATCATCATCAACGTACCTGCAAGTTTTGTCGGGAATGGTTCGAAGATTTTCTTCAATGAAGATTTCCACGGAAGGTTCATAGCATCTGGAAGGCTAAAAGGGAGAATGCCTGAAATTCAACAATTTG CTGTGTCGCAAGCTCCAGTGAAGGTGTCGTATTTAGATACTTGTTTCTCCTCGTGTAAATTTGGCTGCGATGCTCAAGTTCAGCAGTGTGTCTGTCCGAGAGGATATGAAATGAAGCACGGAAAATGCCAAG ACCTGGACGAATGTACCAGCGGAAGACACAACTGCCACGTGCAATCCATGTGCAACAATACTGTTGGAGGTTTTACTTGTACATGCAACGATGGTTTTTGGGGAAATGGTCTCGCGTGCCATG cCTGCAGCACAAAACCTTGCCCAGAGGGATTTTACGAATCCGAGTCTTGTACACGAACACGTGATCGCGTTTGCAAAG ctTGCAGTCCCAGATGTGATGGACTAACGTATGAAGCTTATGGTTGTGGATTGAAGTTTGACCGAAAGTGCGTTG ATATTTCTAAGCCTTTGACTATAAGCAAAATGGGAAACGAAAGTGAACATTATCCTG TTCAATCAGGCTCCAAACTTATCTTCCTGCATCCCGAAAAAGACCACATCCTTCTCGAAGATCATTTACAAATGAACAGCTCGACGACAACGTTTCTGCTGCAAACTGATTGGGCAAATCAGACTCAACTGCATCGAAACTCAAGCTTTTATGTCGATGTGCAACTTCAAGATGTGAACTTTATTCCAAAGTATAATGATTTCGACGCATCGGAATCCAACGAGAATGATGAATTTTCTCGCGCATCTGGCTTCCCTGAGGTGTTTACAAAGTATTGTCGCTATCCAGCACCAGACCATTACACGGTAACACACAAACTCCATCGTATAAGACAGACGAGAGTGTACCAGGCAACGTGTTTTGAACAGTCTCAAGGGCTTTGTCCCCATGATGTAGCACCGGGTGAATTTTACTACTTCAGATCTTTAAACGATGCGTGCGATACAGCAGAAGAGGCCATGGTCTGTCAAAAAACAGACCAAAGGAACTGCATACTCAAGGAAGAGTTGGACAAACTCTATTGTACAAATTACACCTCAATTCTTGCTGATGCCTTTAGAATTACAAATTTCGACTTCTTGGAGAGTCCTTTACAGGCTTTTCCGACGCAGTTGTGCGCTCATGCTTATCGAAGCTGCAGTGTTTGTAGGGATAGGTGCTCAAATTGCCACAATTCAAATAAAGGAGGCGTTGCCTCTTGTTCCTGCTGCTACAAAAATTGTCTGCATGAATGTTCACCTTATTACAGTCTGCCAGACTGCACACGTATACCGAAAATATGTGCAAGAGGTGATACTAGTCAATTTACTTTGACAATGAACAAACCAGCTGATTTGAATTTACGGTTCAACTGTTTCCTGGAATATCAACCTCCTAAGACATTGTACACTCTAAAGTATAGAGTGCGACATGAAAATGGACGGTTTCACTCGCCTTGGATTACTAAAAGTGTTCGAACTCCACGCAGAAATCAGAACATTTATTCAAAGATACAAGAAGGAACTAACCAATTGGATTTCTTGGAAGTGACTCATTCAACAAATCTCGATATTTCCCCGCTTCTGTATCTGCGCGGGCAGAGGCTGTCTGATAAAGAACCGTTTGCTTATAGTGTGTCTAGTTTAGATCAGAGGGATACAGCACTAGACTTCACTAATGTGACAGACTCAATTCGATTCCAAACTACACATCCTTTCgtaatcaaaaccaaaacatggAGCAATGGCGAAAACTGCCAAAAACTTTCCAAATGGCCTCAGACCCTTCGAAAGCAATTCGTTGATTTGAAACCGATAAAAGTAGAATCTTTAAAAGTTCTTGCAGGTGGTGAGTTCTCTTACCGCATGCAAGATCCCCAGCGAAATCCAAGTATGACGGTGAGCATTTCTGGCCATGAATCAATTCTGAGATACGTCTTAACGAATTCAACAATTCGTAACGACGAAACATTTCGAAGCAGCTTGACGCGGAGGAACACCACCTGGAATGCCAGAATATCTGGTTTGTTTACAAGCTGTCCTGGTTTCTTTACCCTTCAAGTCATCGACGAAATTGACAACATTAAAGTTACTGAGCACGACGTAGTCATTCTTTGCCCCGAGAAGGCCTTCAAATTGGACATACATGTACCCAGAAAGAATTACCGTGACAAAGAGAGACTGTTTAGTGTATTTTTGTCGGATAACAAGCAGAAGCTTAGACTTCAGTTGGCACTGGTTGATAAATCAGCTAGAACAGAGGAAGAATTGAATACGGGAACCAGGGACCAAAATCCGGATCCTGCGATTACATTGATGCCTCTCTATGTGACAACCGGTTGCGTGTTGTTGTGCCTGCTTGGTCTGATAATATATGCACAGGTTACTTACAAACGGAACGAGAACATTAAGGAAGACGCTGCAGGGTggaaatttgtcaaaaaccAAGATACCGAAAAAGAAAGATATAAAAGATTGAAATCAGACCTTATAGACGAGAACAGGCTAAAGAGGAGACACATCATTCTAGTTGCATTCTTGGTCGCGGTTCGAATTGTCTACAGTGTTGTCTTCTCGTTCACAATGGCACTAACTGTTCTTGCCCTCCTTCACGGACCTaatctgaaaataatttcggAGTACCAAGACTTTGTCCAAAGCAAAATCAACGAAAGTAATTCTCTGGCTTTACGAATGGACCAGCATCGTGAAAGAGAAGTCAAACGCATGCTAGATGCCACTGAAGACATCCAAAGGTCTTGCGACTTTTACCTGGGCCTTCAATTGCACTGGCTTCATTATAACATAACCTGCTTGATCCAGGAAAATCACCTTAAAATGTTTCATAAGCTGAGTGATAAGGTCGTTAAAAAAGTAACTAAAACAGTTGGGGGGTTGCGAAATGCCATCGACGCCCGAATGACTGAGTTCCAGGGCAGAACAAAACGTAAGCTGCAAGAAAGCAAGGAAAGACTGCAAGATTATGGCCGGCGAGTGTATGATAATGATTGGTTTGCATTACCCAGAGCTGCTTACAGTGTTAAAAAGAGAGTCAAAAGAAATATTGCGACTAACTCATCTTACGTTCTGAAGACAGACCATAATGATAAAAACGTGAAAAGCAAACTTCAGGCAAAACTGCAGAATTTATTCTCCACCAGAACAAAACGAAGTGTAGCCGATAGTTCATTTATTGGATTTCTGGACTTCGTTGGACTTGTGGATCAGAGTAGGCTTAGTCAGACAGAGAAAAGTATCAAAGATAAGCTCCAATTTGTTAAAGACGGGCTTACGGATTTTTCAGAAGTTCTCAAGGCTGGGAAGTCTCCTGAACATCCATTTAGCACAATTCTGATGTGTCCTCTGAGGTTCATGCTAAACACTGCTCAAGAGCAGATGAAGCGgggaatgaagaaaattgcaGACGAGGGAGAAGAATGGGCAAAAGCTAACGCTGCATGCTTTGTGGGGAATTTTAGCGATTTCTTTGCCTCTAACTATTCGAAAATGAACTCTGAATTTATGCATTACGACTCTTTCTCGGAGCGAATAATATACGAGGAGGTCCAAAGCTTGGATGAAGTCGGAAACATTACAACTACGAACAAATCCTCACTGATCGGAGCCGCTAACAAAATATCATATTTTAATATCGAAAAGGGTGATATTATGGAGGAGCACATTGATGAACAGAGAAAAGAGGTACTGGAAAGAGAAAGCAGGATAAAGAATGTCACAAGTGTGTATGATTCCGATGTGTTCATTGTAACCAAAACAGCAATTGTGGGCGTTTTGGCAGTAATCGATGTTCTCCTCTTGATCTATCGAGGATCAAAGACATACCAAACTGCATTAAGCCTTATCCAAGGCTTCGAAGAAATTGTGGAACACGATGAAGATGAATTCAACGAGAAACCAGTCTCACCAAGGCAACGAGCCGAGGGAATTGTCCGACGCGTTTTTGACTTTCTTGTCGagacattttcaaagttcCTAACTATGTGCAAAAATCTTCAGAAGAAGATCACGCGAACTAATCTGGTGCCAATATGCGTGGTAATTACGGCCTCTGCTGCATTTATCTACCTTCTGATTGCCATTGTGTTTAATGTAATGAACGTCACCGTCATTGAAGAAATAGGAGGATACGATTTAATCGCCTCTCGCCTAGATACTGACTTCAACTTTACAAACCTTGCCATTGCTGATCAAGTTGACTTTATAAACAACAATGACATGCCGTTGTACAAAGAATCGATGACCAAAACCATATCCGAATACAACAAAATGGTCGAGGAATTTAACAGGGATCAACAAGAACGCATAGATAAACTCAACCGACAGCTCTGTCGTTTGGAGAAAGATACAGAAAAATGCCTAGACGAAAAAGAGCTATCGCCATCGTTTCTCACTTTTGAGCCACAAACGTGCATTTTACCAACTTTAGAAGGAGCGCTGTATGAAGAGTACAACGGAAGAGCGTACCGCGAACGTCTAAAACAAGAATCAACACGTTTTGTCGACGCTTTCCGTAACATCATTATTCATACCATATACTTTATTGTTGGAGTCATTTTTGCTGTTGTAGCCATTTCTGTGCTTTCTTTTGCGgttttgtattattttaagtCAAGAGGAATGGTTCGAGTGAGGCGTGTCCATATGTACAAGACGTTACCTCCCGAAATCTTAGAGCAATTTCACTTGAAATCTCTGAAATCTGGCGATGAACTTGATGGTAACAAATCTTCAGAAACTCATCAACATCAACCCAAGAAAGTCAAGCTTCCTCAATGTTTTCTGGTAGTACCAAAACAAAGGTTACTGAGCACTCCAACTAATTCGAAAACTCGAAAGCTAGGTGTTTAA
- the LOC141873213 gene encoding kinetochore protein Nuf2-A-like — MASDKQGFPILTSEEAVESCKSMFGVAMSVDDILRPSYQQMRRLYVTVLASFGVPTEQFAQPQFKFMDSFEHPELHGDSAPLVILALAMQRFMFSCGMENFSIFDIVSPKPKKTLQCISAVVNFTKFKSSREYVYDSAMSEVDAAGQQREQLMARNKELCRKIRDLKVKRAEEDQQVQMFENEIQGIQSDVSDLNKQQAAEMKSIQQLKTSNAELSSKKAEIKANLAGLKQDGDSLKSKIVQSPERFRGELNRLTSALQSVREARDERSVRLQEICAQQESSLQINEDAQTALKMITATGHDMDKLREEITKLEDLQDKNLTQKEMLRDLTAKIEQLRRQLASKQEKLSRLMRQYDKKVAATHDASGQLQREQTLLEQKMTEKEEYLQKLTKQINSLSLTIQEEETRHDEEMDSLRSLYQQMLVQLESYHQGLNRGWSKVSTATSKRTKDDGKSDG, encoded by the exons ATGGCTTCAGATAAACAAGGATTTCCAATTCTAACCAGCGAGGAAGCCGTGGAAAGTTGCAAGTCTATGTTTGGGGTTGCAATGAGCGTAGATGATATTTTACGACCTTCG TATCAACAGATGAGGCGCCTTTATGTCACAGTGCTGGCAAGCTTTGGAGTTCCCACTGAACAGTTCGCACAG CCACAGTTCAAATTCATGGACAGCTTTGAACACCCTGAGCTTCATGGAGACAGTGCTCCGCTTGTCATTTTGGCTCTTGCCAT GCAAAGATTTATGTTTTCCTGTGGTATGGAAAATTTCAGTATATTTGACATAGTTTCACCGA AACCAAAAAAGACTCTCCAGTGCATAAG tgCTGTCGTCAACTTTACCAAGTTCAAAAGCAGCAGAGAGTATGTGTACGATAGTGCAATGTCCGAGGTG GATGCAGCAGGGCAACAAAGGGAACAGTTAATGGCTCGAAATAAAGAACTCTGCAGAAAAATTCGGGACCTTAA AGTAAAAAGAGCCGAGGAAGATCAACAGGTTCAGATG tttgaaaatgaaattcaggGCATCCAAAGTGATGTGAGTGATCTTAACAAGCAACAG GCAGCGGAAATGAAAAGTATTCAACAACTGAAAACGTCCAATGCAGAATTGAGCTCCAAAAAG GCAGAAATAAAGGCAAACTTAGCTGGACTTAAGCAAGATGGTGACAGCTTGAAGTCAAAGATTGTGCAGTCACCTGAAAGATTTCGGGGG GAATTGAACCGCCTCACAAGTGCCTTGCAGTCTGTAAGAGAAGCAAGAGATGAACGAAGCGTCCGACTTCAGGAAATATGTGCTCAACAAGAAAGCAGTTTACAGATAAATGAG GATGCTCAAACTGCGCTAAAAATGATCACAGCAACAGGGCATGACATGGACAAGCTGCG TGAGGAGATCACCAAGCTCGAAGACCTCCAAGACAAGAATTTAACTCAAAAGGAGATGCTGAGAGACCTGACAGCAAAGATTGAG CAACTGCGTCGGCAACTTGCATCGAAGCAGGAGAAGCTATCTCGGCTGATGCGGCAATACGACAAAAAAGTGGCAGCAACTCATGACGCAAGTGGTCAATTGCAGAG GGAGCAAACACTTCTggagcaaaagatgacagagAAGGAAGAGTACCTGCAGAAGCTTACCAAGCAGATCAACAGCCTCTCACTGACG ATCCAGGAGGAGGAGACAAGACATGACGAAGAGATGGACTCACTGCGTAGCTTGTACCAACAAATGCTTGTACAG CTGGAAAGCTATCACCAAGGACTCAACCGGGGCTGGAGCAAAGTCTCGACTGCCACAAGCAAACGAACCAAAGACGATGGCAAGTCTGATGGGTGA